The following is a genomic window from Lactococcus carnosus.
TGCTATCGTTGCTGTTTTTGCAGCCGATACGATCGTTAACAGCATGAAGGCACTATGGGGACGTATGCGCCCTTATGAAATGAATCAGGGCTGGACTAATTTCACCTCATGGTTACAAATTAATGGTGAAAATGGTCATAAATCATTCCCATCAGGCCATTCACAAGAAGGCTGGATAGCCCTTCTCCTTCCCTTGTTCGTTTCACCAAAACTTGGGAATAAGCGCCGCAACACCTTTATCTTCGCTGTTGTCTTTGGCTCTCTAGTCGCTATTTCACGACTTAGACTTGGTGCCCATTTCCTAAGTGATGTGACAATGGGGTCATTTATCTCGATTGTTGTCATCTATGCAGTCGCTAGACTCTTAAATGAAAAACTCATGGGAGATTCTCTCCACTAAGCAATAGCTAGTAAGAAAAAAACCGATGTCAATAGGCACGGTTTTTTGTCTTTCTTTGATAGCCCTATCAGGCATGATTTTTTCTATTCCAGATAAAGGCATATCTAGTTAAAATCAGCAAGCCTACAATCCAAACAAACATCGCTAAAATACTGATATCAGTAAGTGCTAAGTGACCTGAGTTCATAAATATATTCGTATTCGCACCAACAAAAGAGAGACTGATCAGATGTGACAAGTAGGTATTTTGAATAAAATCTGGTAACATGGCTAGCACTAGCGCCATCATCGTCATCCCAAATCCAAAGAGTGTAGCCTGGGTTTGATTTTTAGTGAACAATGCGATAGATAGATTAGCTAATATAAATATGACACAGGTGCCTATGGCGATGAATAAATAAAGGGGCCAATTTGGCAGACTAACTCTAATCAGAAAAGGAAAGATAAGGCATGACCCTATCGATAGGATAAGAGGAAACATAATGATAGAGATGATGTATTCTTTTAACGTTACGCCAGCTAAAATAAGCGTTCGTAAATTTTTCTTTTCCTTTTCCTCACTTACCATGATCGACACAAAGCACCCCGATGTCATACTATAGATAAAATTTAAAACAAATGTTAAGAACAATAGTTTACCTTGATATTGCGGGATAAACGATACAGGTAGAAAGTAGCCAATCGGTATACCAATACACAAATAAAGCAAGACTTTATTTGCCATCAGATAATGCCATCTTAACCAAAATAAACTTTTTAAGCGATCTAATTTAGTCATTCTCAAATTTCTCCCCCGTTAGTTGAATAAAGATAGAGGCTAAAGTGGCTTCTGATGTATGGATACTTGAAATATGCTGTGCCAAGTAGTTTGCCGTCTCTTCTTGGGGGACGGTGATACTTTTGCCATTTTGAAAACGAATCACGACCTTGCCTTTATCGCTATATTTGTCGATGACTGCTTGAGGTGCACCTGCTTCTATAATTTTGCCTTGATGTAGTAAAGCAATCTCATCACAGATTTCTGTCGCTTCAGTCATATCGTGCGTTGTTAAAAAAATGGTCACACCTTTATTTTTTAACTCAAGTAACAGACGGTGTACTTCACGAGATAAAGTAGGATCCAAACCAGAGGTTGGCTCATCTAAAAATAATAGCTTAGGTGTATGCAAAACAGCTTGGATTAATAGCAACCTTTGTTTCATGCCTGTTGATAGATCAATAGCTTTTTTGTTCTTGTCATCAAACAAGTCTAACCGCCTTAATAACTGATCTAGATAGTCCGTCGACACATGATAAAACTTAGCAAAAAACAAGAGATTTTTATAGATAGAGAGCCGTTCATAAAAGCCGATGGTATCACTCATGATCCCAATGTCAAGGAGGTCATCACTTCCTATCTGTCTGCTATCTTTACCCAATACCCAGGCTTGGCCACTATCTTGTGTCAACTGGCCAGTCAAGATATTAATCGTTGTTGATTTTCCAGAGCCAGATGGCCCTAAAAAACCAAATATCTGTCCCTCGGAGATGGTAAAGCTGATATCATCAACTGCCATTCTGCCATTAAATGCTTTCGTCACATGCCTTAGTTCAATCATTTACTGCTACCTTACCTAGCTTACTAGTCAGTTTTGTATGCTATTATCCTATCTTTAGTCTATTAAACTTCTTCATTATAACAAATTCTTTTATTTCAAGCTATTGATAGCCTATAAACAATAAAACCACTATCAGACTAGACTAGTGGTCTTATTATCTATTTAAAATAAGCAAGCCTTCTATAATAAAGTTGCTCTTATCTCGAACCCACTATCCCTTAATTACTTGATAGAGGGCAATAATCTCTTTGGCCAAATCGACGAAAGCGATGCCTGTCATCAAATGATCCTGGGCATGTACCATATAAATAGAGACATCAACTGCTTCTCCATTTGCGGCTTTAGTTAACAGCTCTGTCTGACCGTGATGGGCTTTGACGATGGCCTCATTTGCTGCTTGAATCGCACTATCAGCTTTTGTAAAATCACCTGCTTTAGCGGCTTGAATCGCTTCAATCGCTGAAGACTTAGCCTCGCCGCCATACATAATCAGTGGCATAATGACAGCCATCTGTTCATCGTTCATCGTGTTCCCTCCTTATAATACCTCGCCATTTGATGCAATCACTTGTTGGTACCAATCAAATGATGCTTTCTTACTACGGTTTAATGTGCCATTTCCCTCATTGTCTTTATCAACATAAATCATGCCATAGCGTTTTTTCATCTCACCTGTACCAGCAGATACAAGGTCGATAAATCCCCAAGGTGTATAACCGATAAGTTCAACCCCATCGATGTCAACTGCATCTTTCATCTGCTCGATATGCGCCTTCAGATAGGCAATGCGATAGGTATCTTGAATCTTACCATCTACTACCTCATCTACAGCACCAAAGCCATTTTCGACGATGAAAAGGGGGAGTTCATATCTTTCGTTAAACCAGTTCATAACATAACGTAGACCAAGGGGATCTATTTGCCAACCCCAGTCACTCGCCTCAACATAAGGATTTCGAATGAGTTCTTTAGCTTCATCGTAGTCAAATCCAGCGCCATTATCCGTATCTTTGACAGCAAAACTCATGTAATAAGAGAAACCGATATAGTCAACAGTCCCTGCTGCTAGATCTTGCTTATCAGTCTCAGTCATATCTAATGTAAAACCACGACGCTTGAAGTAAGTCGTGATATAGCTTGGATAATGTCCTCGAACATGTACATCACTAAACCAATAGCGTCGTTGCATGGCGACTTGTGCCTTCATGATATCTCGTGGCTTCATCGTTGCTGGATAAATCGGACACATGGCAATCATACTACCAATTTGAAAATCAGGATTAATCTCATGGCCAATTTTGACTGCACGTGCACTGGCAACCAACTCATAGTGAGCTGCTTGGTACATGACAGGTTCACGGTCTTCATCTGCTTCAAATTTTAAGCCTGAGTTTGTAAATGGTGCAAAGTCATCTACATAATTCGCTTGGTTATTAATCTCATTAAATGTCATCCAATAAGTCACTTTATCTTTGTAGCGCCTAAATACGGTCTCTGCAAAATGAACAAAGAAGTCGATCACTTTACGATTGCGCCAGCCACCATATTCAGTGACTAAATGATAAGGCATTTCAAAGTGTGATAAGGTGATGACTGGTGCGATACCATGTTTCAAACATTCATCGAACAAATCGTCATAAAACTGTAGGCCAGCTTCATTAGGCGCTGCTTCATCTCCCTTTGGAAAAATACGCGTCCAGGCGATAGATGTTCGAAAGCAGGTGAGACCAAGTTCTGCAAATAAGGCAATATCTGTTTTATAGCGATGATAAAAGTCAATTGCTTCATGATTGGGGTAGTTCTCACCGGGTAAGACACCATCTGTAATACGACGCGCCACACCATTTGCCCCGACCGTCATCACATCAGCGACCGAAACACCTTTACCGCCTGCTTGCCAGCCACCTTCGAGTTGGTGAGCTGCTACGGCACCACCCCATAAAAAATCTTTTCTTAATGTCATTTTTTCCTCCATCTAAATGATGCTCATTTTCTTTAAAATTGACTATCGTTATACTTTATTATTTGCTGCTACATTTTCTTGCTCTTGTTTAACAGTAATTTGATCCATTTTTTTAGCAAATGGTAAATAAATGAGGAAAGTCATCACTAGACAAACTGCTTGTAAAACTGCTGCTTGCCAACCGTTTACTAAAAATCCAGAAATAATTGGTGGTGTTGTCCATGGTACAACCACGCCACCAAACATCGGTACCAATCCGATATAAATCGCAAAATATGTCAATAATCCTGATGCGACTGGTGCAACTACAAATGGCAAGAACATGATTGGATTCATTACAATCGGCGCAGCAAATATCACTGGTTCATTAATATTGAAAAGACTAGGGACAATTGATAATTTGCCAAGCTCTTTATATTGACTTGATTTTGCTAACGTGACCATGAATAAAACCAAGCCTATTGTCATCCCTGCTCCAGTTACAGTCATATACTGATCAAGAAATTGTTGTGTTACAATCTTACCACCATTTGCAAGCGTCAAAGCTTTACCAGAATCTAGAATCACTTTATTATCAACTGAATTAGCTGTCAATAATGGTCCCATAATACCGCCAACAATGGTTGAGCCATGTATGCCTAGGAACCAAAACATGGGAATGAGTAGCCCCATAATAATGACACCAGGTAAGGTAGATGTCACGCCTTGTAATGGCGTCTGTAGTACTTTATAAATCCAGTCAAAGAATGTCGTTTGAAATTTATCAAAAATGATGTAAACAATTAATGTGATTGAGACAATCGCCACACCTGGTATTAAGGCTGTAAATGCCCCCGCCACATTGGGTGGTACACCCTCAGGCATTTTGATACGGATGTCATGTTTAATAAACCAAGCATAAGTCGCACCAACAAATAGACCGACAATAATCCCAACGATCATGCCTTTACCGCCAGTCCACTCTTTATTGATGACATTCCCAATGATGTTACCACTATTTGTCTCTGTCATTTCTGAACTCATGAGTAAGATAAAGGATGCCATCGCTATCATTCCTGCTGGTAATGTTTCTGCTATCCCTTGTTCCTTGACATAACAAATGGCAATCCCCATTGCCCCAAATATTGCCATCAAGGCAAATGTTGCACCATATGTTTGATTAAAGTAAGGCGTTAAGCCAGCATTATCTAGGGCAACGCTGACGGCCTTGATTGGAAAATTGGCGAGTAGTAAAAAGATTGAGCCAATAATTGAAAAGGGCATGGTGTAAAGCATCCCATTTCTAAAGCCAACCATGGGCTTAGTTGAGACAAACCGCATCACCTTTGGTATTAATGTCTCATTGATAAATTCCTTCATGATAGATACTCCTCTTAAATTAATTAACGACAGCTAGATGGTAAGCGCTTACTTGATTATCAGTATAACTTATCTTCTAGAAATAATAAATAGGATTTGTCCATCTTGAAACGCGTTACATGGATTGAAACAAAAAAAGTTAAGCTACTCAAATTGAGCTTAACTTTTTTGATTGATCAATGCTTTGGGTCTTAACATGATGTGCCATTATTTCTAGCAAGGCAAGCACTGGTAGCTGTGTTGTTAGCTTTATGGCTGTTGAATAAGCAAACTCATCTATCATATAGTAGGAGAAATTAAAATCTGACATTTTTGAAATCGTTGATGCATCATCATTCGTTATCGATATGATCTTCGCCCCATTCTTTTTAAAACGATCTAACTGTTCGATCACTTCGCTCGTTTCACCTGAAACTGATAGGACAATCATACAAGACTGTTGATAACTATCCCTTGGGATTGGCAAATACGGGTCTGTAATGACGAAAGATTGGATCCCTACGTTATTAAAATATCTATAACCATATGCTGCTAATGCACCACTAGTCCCTATCCCCATAAAGGTCGTATAGTGACTAGATTCAATCAATTGACAAGCCTGTGACAACTTTTCTTGAAATGCATGGCCAGTTAGGCCTTTTAAAAAAGCATTCAACTGTAAGAAATTGGCATAATAGCTTTCTAAAGAGGTCTCAACCTGATTAGGCTGCATGATATAGAATTTAAGCTCTGAAAATCCAGTAAACCCTAAATGTCGACAAAATCTAACAATCGTTGCCGTTGATACATGGGTCAACTGGGCAAATTCTCTTATGGTCATTTGACTCACGTCGGCCATATGATCTGTCAAGTAGTTGTAAATTTGAAACTCAGTCTCATTTAATTTCTTGATTTTCTCGATTTGAAACACAAACATCCCCTTTTTTCCCGAGGCTAGCTTGCTATCGAATATCAATTTTTAAGCTAATATTAACTTTGTAATTTACTTTCACGACTGTCAAATGCTGCCACTGCTAGCACAACTAATTTCTCAATCAAATCACCATAGGTTAAGCCCATATTTTCCCATAAAAGAGGATACATAGAAAACTGAGTGAAGCCTGGTATGGCATTAATCTCATTCAAATAGAGTTGATTGTCAGGTGTCATGAAAAAGTCACAGCGCGATAGGCCTGTCCCAGCAACTGCACGATAGGCGATCTCCGCAAACTCCCGCATTTTTGCTATCGTTTCGTCAGGAATTTCTGCAGGAATGGCCATGGTAATTTGATTATCGATATACTTGGACTGATAGTCATAAAAGGCGACGTCTTTAACCACCTCACCTGGCAATGTCGACGACACATCTGAATTACCAAGTATGGCCACTTCAATTTCACGCGCGTTAACCCCCTGCTCGATCAAAATCCGATTATCAAATTTGATGGCTTCATCGATTGCGCTCGGTAAGTCTGCTGCTGTTTCAACTTTAGAAATGCCGACAGATGACCCCATGTTAGCTGGTTTAACAAAGACAGGATAATTTAGCTTATCATTAACTTCGCCTATCTTCTGCTCAATCTCGGATAAGTCAGTCAGTGCCACATAAGGTACCTGTGGGACATGAACGGACTCAAAAACGTGTTTGGCCATGATCTTATCCATGGTCACGCTAGCTGATGTGATACTAGGACCCACATAAGGCATCCTAAGAATTTCGAGGAAGCCTTGAATAGACCCATCTTCGCCCATCGGCCCATGAAGGATTGGGAATACTACGGCATCTTTTTCATAAATACTAGCCGGTGACACAAAATCAGATGCACCACTTGTCGCATTCGTCATTAACTTGGTCCCAACTTGGGGTGTCTCAGTAAAAGACTGGGTTTTGATGAAGTCACCTGCTTGTGTGATAAAAAAAGTATGCACCACAAACTTAGCATAATTTATAGCAAAAATAACACTCTCAGCTGATAGTACGGATACCTCTCGTTCAGCACTACGCCCACCATATAGTAAAATTAAAACTTGTTTTGTCATCTTATCTCCTTGAAATCATATCGTCATTATTATTATATCATAAAAACAATCACGCTATCTTTTACGCCTACAGATAATCATATCAGGTTATAACTTGTTAAGTAGGGATCACCCGCATAAATCAAGTAAGTTTTACGCTATAAAAAAAAGTGATAGGCCCGGTTAGTTGGCTTATCAACTCTCTTTATTTTTTCAGGTATCTGGTGGTCTCGCCTAAACAGCTTATATTTCCTGACGATTTTCAACCGCCTTGCTTAGCGTCACCTCATCAGCATATTCGATATCACTCCCAACAGCTAACCCTCTTGCCAGACGTGTCACTTTAATCCCTGCAGGCTTGATCATCCGAGCCAAATACATGGCCGTAGCCTCACCATCACTGGTTGCATTTGTCGCGATAATAATCTCTGCTACCTCACTATCCATTAACCTTGTAATCAAAGTTTTGACGTTAATATCATCTGGACTCACACCATTCATGGGACTAATCGTGCCATGTAAGACATGATATAGACCAGTATATTCTCTAATTCTTTCCATAGCAAGGACATCTTTTGATTCCTCTACTACAAAAATAGTCGTCTTATCTCTTGCATCATCCGTACAAATATTACAAGGATCCGCATCCGTCAGATTACCGCAGATACTACAAAAATGAAGATCTCGCTTTGCTGACAAGAGATTTGCCGCGAAGGCATTTACGTCATCATCTGACATCCCTATGGTATAAAATGCCAGTCTAGTCGCTGTTTTTTGACCAATACCTGGCAGTTTTGCATAAGACTCGATGAGCTTAGCAATTGGTTCTGGATAATAAGCCATCCTTGTCCTCTTCTATATATATATTTCTATTTAAAGTGGTTGCACTAGGTCTTAGTTTGTTAACCATCTCATCTAATTTTTGTGATAAAACAGATACTCTAGTCAAGCATGTCAACTTAGCGTAATCTTGCTAATAAGCTATCCGGTACTTGCCAATAGCCGATACGACCCATACTACCAGAAAAATACAGATATCGTTTACCATTCTTTACTTGCAATACCGATGCTTGTAAAACAAGGGACTGATCCGCACTTTCGTTCAGATACAGTTCATTAATAGACTTACCCTTTATAGAACCTGATCTAGTAAAATCAGGTTTTTTACTAATTAATGTGCGCAGTTCATGCAGTATTTTTTGCTGCTTATCTTTATCTGCTTGATGCATAAGGAACTGATTATCATAAGTGGCATAAGTAAGGTAGGTAGGCCTTAAAAAATCAAAAGCATCCGCTACAGTGTTAATTTTTTCACTACACCAAGTCATCATGCTGGCCCCATCAGAATATGGCGTCATCTCCACAAGTAGTTTTTCTTGTGGTAAGCTGTTTATCTTCCAAAGTTTTGACTTAGTCTTTAGATCCAACTCTTTATTTTTGTAGTCACCAACATAAGTCGCGCCACCAAAGATTTTTGTATCTTTCCCATCACCTGATAGGTTTGGCATAATATAGGCAGTTGCGTAATAAGTCTTACCATCATAAGTAAGTGTTTCGCTATTCTCTGTCCTCATAACATACCAAAAATAGACTAACCCACTAACTAGTATGAGCAATAGGATACTACCTGACAAATAGAGACGCTTCCGCTGTTTATTTATCGGATATCTGACAGCCTTTTTCATTGATTATCCATTCTTGTAACATCTTATTTGAACCCATACATTGAATTGTACAGATTAACAATATCTCTGGTCATATCTTGATTGGCATGGGTAGTTACCCCACCGTCTTTGATGATTGTATCTGGGATCATAACACCAATCGCAATTTGTGGCTTATCTGATGGGGCATAGGCGACCACGTTATTGACTGATGTATAAACTTGGTTGCCAGCTGCATCTAATGTGAAGGTCTCTGATGTACCTGTCTTAGCATTAATACTCACACTAGCACCATTCATGACATCTTTACCAGTTGCCATGTTACCACCGTGGGTTACCTGATACATACCTTGTTGCAGTAATTTAATATTATCCTGAGAGATTGGGATGGTATTGAGCGTTTTTGAAGCAATCGTTTTCTCTAATTTGCCCAATGGACCGTCTGTTGTACTCCCATAAATACCATCGACAAGGCGTGGGGTAACGCGTTTGCCGTCGTTTGCGATCGTTGCAGCATACTGCGCCAATTGCATCGGTGTATACGTATCGTACTGACCAAAACTTTCATCTAGATAATTGGCTGCATCTGCATCTTGTCCAATAAAGCCATTTGAAGACCCTGGTATATCAATACCCGTTGCCACACCTAGTCCATACTCTCCATAAGTTTTACGCATTTTTTTAAATGAATCATCTAGTTTAGAGGTAAATATTGTCATGCCTGGTTGGTAGGGCTGACCCATGATATTTAGCGCTGTTTGAATCATATAGGTATTAGAAGAATACTCTAGGGCTTGAACAGCAGTAATGGGTGTTACTCGGCCATTTGTAAACCAGGATTGTTTGGTTGGAGAGCCTAGGATATTAATCGGTTGGTCGTTCAGAACTTGGTTGCCAGACAGGACATTATTTTCCCATCCCGCAGTAATTGTACCCATTTTGACCACAGAACCTGGTGGAAAGCCACTTTGAATTGTGCCTAGTGCATCGTCGGTAATTTGACCCGTTTTTTTGTCATGCGCAATCCCTGCCATCGCATAAATCCCACCTGTTGAGGGATTCATTACCACTGCATAAGCACCTTGGGAAAGTGCACCATAGCCTTCACGCTGTAGGGCATCAAAATTACGTTTCAAAATATCTTGTACACCTTGCTGAAATTTCGAATCAAGTGTTAGTTTGAGATTATTACCTGCCTCACCCTTTACAAGGGTCTCCTCTTTCTTAACATGTCCTTGTTTATCCACGATGACGCGCTTAACAGCATTCGTTCCATGCAAGGCATCTTCATAGCCTTTTTCCAGATAAGAGGTCCCTACACGATCGTTACGTGAGTAACCTTTTTTAAGGTAAGCCGCTAAGTCTTCCGCTGGAATCCCTGTCTTTTCACTTGTCACCGTACCTAAAATACTGGTCAGCGTTGGGTCATGGTATTCTCTTTCCCAAGTGCTACCGACTGAGATGCCTTTGAAGTAGCGCTCATTTTCAGCAATTTTTGCTTGTTGTTCAGCTGTGAAATCACCTGATGCGATGATTGTCGTCGCAAAATTAGATGTCGCATTCATTTTTTTATAGAGCATGGCAGCGATCTGGGTATCCAAATCAAATGTACTCTCTGCTTTTGTCACTTTTTTTACATATTTTGCATAAAGTTTGCCTTCATCCAATCTCTCGCCAGTTTTCTTGTTGATAAGCTCTTTATCAGGGACACGACTTTGTACTTTAGAAAAGTTCTCTGGATCTGCTAGGAAGAAATCAATCCGATCACGCTCAGTTAAGCTGTCTGTTGAGACCGACTCTGGAATCACACTGACTAATTTAATGGCAACCTGGCGCATCATTTCTGCCGACATCATATTTGTACGTGTAAAGTTTATCGTCTGAACTGACTTGTTGCTGACCATGGGAGTGCCAGTCGCGTCAAATATTTGTCCTCTTGCCGTCCCTTCTGTCACAGTCGACATAGAACCCGACGTTGCAAGTTTCTTATCATAAAAGCCTTTATCTGCGATTTGCATCTGATAAAGTCTACCAATTAATACTAGAAACAGGGCAAAAATGATAAAGAACAAGACATTAATGCGCTTTAATATAGCTTTTGATGGGTTCTCTAACACGTGGGGTGTCTTATTATTTGTTAACTTTTTTTTAGATTTCATTAGTACCATTATACGATAATTTAGAGTAAAAAAAAACTGCTAATCTCGATAAGCCGATCTTTTTCAAAAGCAGATGAGTAGTCGTTTATTTTTTTTATTGACAATAAATCCTGTGGAAAAGCTCTTGTTTCCTCTATTCAGTCAGACATAATCTAATTTTTTTCATAAAATATGATATAATATGAACATATTTATTAAATAGTTGGAGCGTATTATGAGTAAGAAAAGAAGACACCCACATCGTAAGAAAAAGCATCCTGTATTAAAAGTGATTTTAATACTAGTTGCATTAATTATCATTGCTATTTCAGCAATCCTTTATACACTCTATAAAAATGTTGACACAACATTTTCAAATTCATACACGACTTTTCCAAAAACAACGCAGGTTGATTTAAAAAATGCACAACCGTTTACAACACTCATTATTGAAACGGGGACAAATAATTCAAAAAACATCGCTTATGCTGCTGTTTTAGCTTCTACAAATAAAGCAACAAAACAAACGACTTTTATGAATTTCCCAGTTTTTGCAACATTGCCTAATACAAAGACGATCAACGATATTTATAGTAGTGAAGGTACTGCTGGTATTATCCAATCGATCAAAGACTTGATGCATGTCTCAGTCAATAAAGTCATTCAAATTGATATTGATAAAATTGGGTCGCTAATAGAAGCAACAGGTGGCGTATCGATGCAAAATCCCAGAGCCTTCAACGCAGAAGGCTATCAATTCAAGCAAGGCACGATCAGTTTAAAGACCGCTGACCAAGTCCAAGCTTATCTGACACAACTTGGTGATACCGATCTTGATGCATCGATTACACGTATCCAAAATGTCTCGATGGCACTTTACGGCAACATTCAAAATGGGTTACGTAGCAAAAAAATCGAAAGTGTCAATTACTATCGTAACATTCTCCATGCTTTTACAAATATGGCCAAAACAAATGTCAATTTTGACGATGCAAAAACAATTGGCCTGAAATATAATCAAGCACTCATGCATACAAGCAAGCTAAATCTCCATACAACAGATGTAGCTGGTAAAGAAGTTATATCTCAGGCTGAGCTAGATACTGTTAAAGCACTTTTTGAGAAATCATTAAAATAAGGGTTCAAAAAAATTATCCTACTAAGTAAGCAGTAAACAGGTCCAGTTTTTAAGTTAAGCAAGGCTGTAAGCACAGTCATGAATTGATAAAATGTGTTGTGCATTCATCCATTTTAGTTGATTCATGGCTTTTTTTGCTGTAAAAAAAAACGATGACGAAATTACTTCCCCACCGTAGACCATAGCACCATTTTGCTTGATTACTTACTTCATCACAATGTAGTCTGGCACTGCACGATCATCCTGACTTGCAATAATTGTTTGACCATTTACTGCAAGTTGGCTTGACCCGCCACTATCCAGCAACAACATATTTTGGAGATTCAATTTTGATACCGTATTCATAATATTATCGTAACCTGCACCAGTATCACTCATGATCGCATAGAGATTATTATCTTTATCATTCGCAATAAAAATATGAATTTTCCAGTCTACTGAACCATCATTCAGTTGCACTTTGCCATCTCGAATCATCGCTCCCCCGAAATCATAGGCTTGTTGCCCACCATTTTTAATAATGGTAGCAGCAGACGTCCTTGAATCATATATCTGACATGAGCCATCTTTATTGATCACAAAAGCATACTGAATAGTTGTACCTGCGCTCCAATCCTGGATCAACTTGCCATTATTAATTTGGAAACCAGCAACCTGACCTGTTTGCATGTTGAATGCTGAGGCATTCATAATTAAGGCATTTGGATATTTAGCGATAACTTCTGCCATCTTCATCCGTTGATCAGTCAGATTCGTTACTGTTTT
Proteins encoded in this region:
- a CDS encoding ABC transporter ATP-binding protein, which codes for MIELRHVTKAFNGRMAVDDISFTISEGQIFGFLGPSGSGKSTTINILTGQLTQDSGQAWVLGKDSRQIGSDDLLDIGIMSDTIGFYERLSIYKNLLFFAKFYHVSTDYLDQLLRRLDLFDDKNKKAIDLSTGMKQRLLLIQAVLHTPKLLFLDEPTSGLDPTLSREVHRLLLELKNKGVTIFLTTHDMTEATEICDEIALLHQGKIIEAGAPQAVIDKYSDKGKVVIRFQNGKSITVPQEETANYLAQHISSIHTSEATLASIFIQLTGEKFEND
- a CDS encoding PTS lactose/cellobiose transporter subunit IIA — encoded protein: MNDEQMAVIMPLIMYGGEAKSSAIEAIQAAKAGDFTKADSAIQAANEAIVKAHHGQTELLTKAANGEAVDVSIYMVHAQDHLMTGIAFVDLAKEIIALYQVIKG
- a CDS encoding 6-phospho-beta-glucosidase is translated as MTLRKDFLWGGAVAAHQLEGGWQAGGKGVSVADVMTVGANGVARRITDGVLPGENYPNHEAIDFYHRYKTDIALFAELGLTCFRTSIAWTRIFPKGDEAAPNEAGLQFYDDLFDECLKHGIAPVITLSHFEMPYHLVTEYGGWRNRKVIDFFVHFAETVFRRYKDKVTYWMTFNEINNQANYVDDFAPFTNSGLKFEADEDREPVMYQAAHYELVASARAVKIGHEINPDFQIGSMIAMCPIYPATMKPRDIMKAQVAMQRRYWFSDVHVRGHYPSYITTYFKRRGFTLDMTETDKQDLAAGTVDYIGFSYYMSFAVKDTDNGAGFDYDEAKELIRNPYVEASDWGWQIDPLGLRYVMNWFNERYELPLFIVENGFGAVDEVVDGKIQDTYRIAYLKAHIEQMKDAVDIDGVELIGYTPWGFIDLVSAGTGEMKKRYGMIYVDKDNEGNGTLNRSKKASFDWYQQVIASNGEVL
- a CDS encoding PTS sugar transporter subunit IIC translates to MKEFINETLIPKVMRFVSTKPMVGFRNGMLYTMPFSIIGSIFLLLANFPIKAVSVALDNAGLTPYFNQTYGATFALMAIFGAMGIAICYVKEQGIAETLPAGMIAMASFILLMSSEMTETNSGNIIGNVINKEWTGGKGMIVGIIVGLFVGATYAWFIKHDIRIKMPEGVPPNVAGAFTALIPGVAIVSITLIVYIIFDKFQTTFFDWIYKVLQTPLQGVTSTLPGVIIMGLLIPMFWFLGIHGSTIVGGIMGPLLTANSVDNKVILDSGKALTLANGGKIVTQQFLDQYMTVTGAGMTIGLVLFMVTLAKSSQYKELGKLSIVPSLFNINEPVIFAAPIVMNPIMFLPFVVAPVASGLLTYFAIYIGLVPMFGGVVVPWTTPPIISGFLVNGWQAAVLQAVCLVMTFLIYLPFAKKMDQITVKQEQENVAANNKV
- a CDS encoding MurR/RpiR family transcriptional regulator, with the translated sequence MFVFQIEKIKKLNETEFQIYNYLTDHMADVSQMTIREFAQLTHVSTATIVRFCRHLGFTGFSELKFYIMQPNQVETSLESYYANFLQLNAFLKGLTGHAFQEKLSQACQLIESSHYTTFMGIGTSGALAAYGYRYFNNVGIQSFVITDPYLPIPRDSYQQSCMIVLSVSGETSEVIEQLDRFKKNGAKIISITNDDASTISKMSDFNFSYYMIDEFAYSTAIKLTTQLPVLALLEIMAHHVKTQSIDQSKKLSSI
- a CDS encoding D-alanine--D-alanine ligase, which produces MTKQVLILLYGGRSAEREVSVLSAESVIFAINYAKFVVHTFFITQAGDFIKTQSFTETPQVGTKLMTNATSGASDFVSPASIYEKDAVVFPILHGPMGEDGSIQGFLEILRMPYVGPSITSASVTMDKIMAKHVFESVHVPQVPYVALTDLSEIEQKIGEVNDKLNYPVFVKPANMGSSVGISKVETAADLPSAIDEAIKFDNRILIEQGVNAREIEVAILGNSDVSSTLPGEVVKDVAFYDYQSKYIDNQITMAIPAEIPDETIAKMREFAEIAYRAVAGTGLSRCDFFMTPDNQLYLNEINAIPGFTQFSMYPLLWENMGLTYGDLIEKLVVLAVAAFDSRESKLQS
- the recR gene encoding recombination mediator RecR, whose protein sequence is MAYYPEPIAKLIESYAKLPGIGQKTATRLAFYTIGMSDDDVNAFAANLLSAKRDLHFCSICGNLTDADPCNICTDDARDKTTIFVVEESKDVLAMERIREYTGLYHVLHGTISPMNGVSPDDINVKTLITRLMDSEVAEIIIATNATSDGEATAMYLARMIKPAGIKVTRLARGLAVGSDIEYADEVTLSKAVENRQEI